In Anolis carolinensis isolate JA03-04 chromosome 4, rAnoCar3.1.pri, whole genome shotgun sequence, the genomic window aaataaataaatcatggtcCTGAGTCCCTCTTTCTAGGGTAAACGCCAACTAAGTTAATTttataaaaatggaaaattaaaGTGGGCCCCCAAAACTGACACACTTTCTTCAAGACAGAAAAATGGGTAGGAAAAAGTTAAGCCCAGTTTACTTTAGCTAACATTCTAACATTAACTACTAGCTTTCTATTAGTTTTCATAGTAAAAAATAGCTCAGTTATAAATTAGATGCTTACTTTTGTATTCGCTTCTCTATGACTGGCCTTACAGCGCTGATCCAATCATCTTGATTGCATACTCCTAAAATAAAAAGCACACAAATATTACTTGTTAATATTTATATGTACTTCCGCAAGCATTTCTATTCACCAAAGATATTATTTGTTACAAAATTAAAGAAATACTCCTAAAATGAAAGCACACAAATATTACTTGTTAACATTTCTATGTACAGAACATCATTTTTTATTTAAGCTCAGGATGCCATATATGCAATTTCTAAAAAATACCAGCAAAATTTTATTTTTGACATAGTATGAAAGCAGCAATGACTGTAGTAACTTTTTTAAACCCCTTACAAGATGACTAAAAAACCCACTATGTTCTATGTTTAAAACGTGTTTATTTAAAATTCTCCCCTcttaatatattttgaaatactgTTTTCTTCAATCTGGGAAATAGTGAAACTTTtaatctaatatttatttatttacagtatttatattccgtccccgaaggggattcagggcggatcacattacacatataaggcaatcattcaatgccttgacacagaacaaagacaaagacaaacgcaggctccgagctggcctcgaactcatgacctcttggtcagagtgattggtctcagctggctgcagctggctgctcaccagtttgcgccacagcccgggcctaaaaaGGTTTAAAGGGCTGTGTATTTTGGAGGGTATGACAAGGATCTGGTTTAGGCGTCTCGAGAATGTCTGATGGTTTAAATCACCTATGTCACAAATCTGGCCCATGATGTCATTTTATGTAGCCTATgatgctttcaatgccagggcaacataattACATTTAGATAGtcttacaattaaaaaaaaggtCCTTTGAAGGCAcccataaggttgatgtggccttcagtgaaaatgagttttacACCAGCGGAATAATTTGGTTTCTCTCATCCCTAAAATATGTGTATTAATGATTGGATATTTTAGTGAAATACGTATTTGACTAAATCATTATTATACACTCTTTTATGTGTGTAAATTATTTAGAGGAAACTCTCCAGTGAAATTGATAAAGAGAATTTCTAAGAATTGTATTCTgtaaaaagatatttaaaaatgttttatagagTAAACCAATGGTTGTCAACATtgaattgttcttatttttcaaGCATTAGAAGTTCCAGCCAGTATGGCAATGTTTAGGAATTTCGGGAACTAAAAtctcaaacatctggaggccaaagtttgggaacctgaTGTAAATCATTTTCACCCAGCTTGCCTTACAGAATTTAAAACTATAATAGTCTTTAATACCATAATCTCTGAAACATATTATTAATTCCAGAAATACTAGTAACACTGGAAGTTTAGACTGTAATTAACTTTGAATTTTGTGACAGCTATTATTCTATTTTGGCTTAAAGGACTTTTTTCACTTTTCATATACTACAACAAAACTAACTATCCTACCATATAGtgacacacacaacaaccataaAGTCTAAATGAGAAAAGTGGAAGAACATTACACAGCTAAATTAGAATTTTACCCAAATCTATTGGTCCTTCCCGCAGACCATCTAGTTCATATAACCTTCCGTTTACGGGAACGTAGCTGACAAAATGAAAAGCATCTTCTTCTTTCGCTGTTGACTTTGCATCAAACTCAAACATTTGCTGTCTAAATGCAagtaaaagaaaagaatgaacatTAAAATAAAGCACTTTCTTAGGAAACTGGATGATTTGCACAGATTTGGTTATTACCTGGCAAAACTGTTGTGAACTTGTCGAATCACTTCTGAGTTACTTAATGCTAGACCCTTCATCTAAAATTAAAATGAGAAATTTGTTTAATTGGTCCTGAGcaaggtttttaaagaaaaaagaaaagcaaagaacGGGTACATAAGTAATAATTTAATTTCACATACCGCTGCATCAAAGCTTTGAGAGAATTCTCTGAATTCTGAGAGTGTTTCTCCTAAATGGACATCTTGATGAGTACAGTTTAGTAGTACACTTACTATGGCTTGAGTTGCACAAGCATTGTTTATCACCTGCAAAGGAATGAACAATAACTTAGTAAAAATCAAATATATAAACCAATTTTCATTCACTTCATGTTAATCCACTGCAATCGTTTTGACAGAACAATAATAGAAACTCTTCATACATGTATACTGTGGTTCACGTATCCTTTGCACGGGATGTCTGCACTCCTTACACATAATGGTTTATTCAGCAGCTTTGTTTtataaaacaaattcaaattgTTGGTCTATTATCCTGCAGGCACATGAATTATATCTTTGTATGTTTAACAAAAGTTATCATGGTAGCATTACTTAAATAGATTTCTATGTATGAAGTCTCCCACATTTAACATCTTCAGCAGTACAGACTACGATCCAAAGTACTACTTCAGCTATAATCAACATTTATAAGATGAGCTGAAGACTTACATGGAAAATATTTCCTGCTTTAAATATAAATTACCAAAAAACATTCAGCAGCCAAAccaggcttttaaaacagaatactactactacatatatttgtgtatgtCAAGAAATTTTAAGTCAAAAATATCGACCCTAAAAAActgagttgacttatccacaACTGTACCTTAACTCCTATCAAATGTGACCATCAATTTTCAACTCTAAATCTGATTAAGAATATCAAAAATCAGTAAAAGGGAAAGCTAGTATAAAATGTGATCCAACAATTTTCTATATCTACGAATGCCTGTGTAACAAAGATGGCCTTTGTACCCACTGAGTTTAAATAACTaaaacccagttttctccaaAATGTAAGGGTTCAGGCTACATTCCTACACATGCTTATCTAAAAATAAATCCAACATTAACTTAATAGGACTCAGTTATGAGCATGCATATAGAAGTTTACAAGACTATTCTGCACATAGTATCAAGGTGGCCCAATTTCTACAAGTGTGCTAATGAAGTTGCTCACATTACTAAACATGAACTTAACCTGTGGTTTGCTTGCCAAAGATATACTTAAGAGCTCCAGGCACTATTGATAGGATAGTAATCAGTGGATATTACTGTCATTTATGAATACTGAAGCAGCCATAATATGAATCAAACAATTGGACCATTCAATTATTTATATGAAATGGCAGCACCTGTTTTGTTTCAAATGGGACTTCTGTTATTTTTAATACTCTGGTAATGGATTCAAGTAAAACTTAATTCTCACACAACAAAGATATGACACTCAGTGATAAGTTACATTAGGGTATTAAGCTCAATGCAAACACCACACAAATGGCATGTTTGGGTCTTAGTAAAGATTGCAGCAAATTGATTTTAACTCACTCCAACAAAACACACCACACTATTAAGTGATTCAGATCTGAATTATAAAGACAATGCTAGCAGTGGCCAATCTGCAATAGAAGATTTAAATGTTCGTAGCACAAACAATATTTCACGAATGTCTGAAATCCCCCCACCCACACCCCAGTTTGGGCACTTAGTCTCTAAAAGGTTCGACATCACTGAAGTAGTCCCATCACAATCCCttttaaaacatggctttggtGCCATCATGTGTCAGTTTTGTGAACTGCCAATCTAAAGGACCTTCTTCATGTACATTATTTTCAGGAACCAGAATTTAGCCCCATCAAGATTGGATTAATTCATTTTATGGGATTTGTCAATGTGAATCATTGTTTAACAGTTGATTCAAAACATTTACTTGAATAGTGACTAATTAATAAGATTCCAGCTCTTGTTTTTCACGCTTGCATCCCAATTCTAAAAACATTTGCAGTGGAACAGCTAAAACAAACTATTATAAGAGTTCCCAAGATTATAAAATTCATGTATTTTGACCAAGCACACAATGAAACAAAATGACAGGTTTTGCACCATTGCAATAACAATGCAATAGGAAAGAGGGGCAACTCCTTATGATGGCTGATAGAATTCTTAGTGAGAGGTAAAAAAGATAATGGTTGCCAAAATTCCATTATGTTCTCACTATTCCAGAAAAACATATtgacattttgctacagtttgcATCGTTATACAAAAAAACCCCCTAAATCGTATTTCATGCTACCTGAAATATTGACAAATCTAAGTTTTTATTGCCAATTTCTATGAAATCTGGCATACATTATGTTATCTATTTTCAAAACTATTCATTTTCATAAATCAAGACAAAGCATAGTACACATCAATTTGGATTAATTAGAAGACTTATTTTTAAAGTAGTCTTACTTCATTTCTGATCATTCCCAAATAAAGATCCATGTGTTCTTAGCTTTAGAGGATGAAAAAATCTGTCCCATAAATTTTAAATACTAAAATCTGATGTCTATTTAACTAGAAATAGATGGCACTGAGATGCAAGCGACTTCCAAAAAAATCTGTAAAACTTTACAGATTACAACATTGTTCTATGTGAATTACAAAAAAGTGCCATACTTGTATTCACATAATACAAGCCTGTAGTTCTTGCCTGTGGTAATTTTTATCTGATCTTTCCCGCCCAACCTGTGCAATCATTCTTAATCAGAAAATGCTCTAGGTGAATATATATAGAGAATATCTAAACTTACTGTACCTGTTTAGCAAAAAATATTGTATCTAATCTGGAATCCTGAACAACAGAGCCAGCTGGTTCTTCTCCTGGTTGCCATTTGAACAGAAAAATCAGTCCATGAACAGGCCTACACAAAGAAAGgatgagaaaaaaatatatagtggaatatatatatttatggaaaGTCACTATTCCCAATATATGTAATATCGCAACACTGAAAATGCTTACTGAAACCAAATCAATTAACACTACTAGATCACAAATGCAAGATTCTTAGCCATATCACTAATTCTTCAAGATAGCAATGACTGGAGGAAGCATGGACAGAAATATTATGTCTTCCTGAAAAACCAGTAGGATGTTGCTCCTGCTCCAGCTTATCGTTGAATTAATCTTCACATTCTTGTATCAAACACTTACAACTGGGCAACTGGACTGTGACACATATAGCAAATAATTTCTATCCACATTCTTGACAAAGACTGTAGCAACTCAATTACAAAAGTATTAAGTTGTTTCAGAATTTCTTTTCTACTACTGTCAGCACCCCCTGATGAATATTCTGCTCAGAATGTCTCTACTTGTAGAGAGACGAGAGAGAAGAGCAGATATATTCCCAAATGCCACATTTGATGAAGCTACATCTCCAAACACTTATGGAAAGTTCTAAACATTGAGAACAGAGTTTTCAAAAGACACAGATGACTATAAAGACAGATGAAGGTCTATGAAAATTGCCTCCTCAAATTATTTCAGCAATGAAATGTTCCACTTTCAaaaccttccacagacatatacacATAATTCTAGGTTTCTTCATACATATCTACAGATAATACCAGGGGCAGGAAATATACTTACTTCAATTTTTCAAAGTTCTCCGGCTCCAAACTCCATATTTCCTCAACCTGAGCACCTCTGCAACCTGAAATAGTGTAGAAATTTTGCCTATTATTGTTTAATAAGTTAGCTTTTATGAAGATACAGATGAAAAGGTAGATACTGCTTTTTCATCTGTAACCTAATCAAACTGCTTTTGTTTAccctgtatactcatgtataagtcctgaaattgtagtcaaaaaatcaatcacaaacctgggtcaacttattcacaggacagtgtgagtactgtaccttaattcttattttaaacaAAAGAGAAGAGCCATCCTGTCCTGTGAGTAGAGTTGTGAAAGACAACAGTTTACTTTGTTCCAGaagaatctaaaagaaacacaactcCTCTTTACTCTCTCTGCCTTTTTGAATATCTGGGTAGGGAAATGGCTGTGGGATCCAAGGGCAGCTGGGAATGAGGTGTTACTGGTCCATTTCCTGCTCTGTAAGATGATCCTCGATGTATCCCTGGGTCAAataaaaaatccataattttgacccccaaacCTGTCTTTGACATACATAAgactgacttatacatgagtacatatggtatacagaaaaaatattctttttaatgCACATTTCTGAATACAGAGTGCTCCGCAGTGAGTGAAGTCCAAACCAaggatctagaacagtggttttcaaactgtgggtctccggatgtttttggcctttaactcccagaaatcctaccagctggtaaactggctgggattactgggagttgtaggccaaaacatctggagacccacaggttgagaactactgatctagaagAACCCTAACCTGTAGTATGCAGTACTCCCACACGCAGGTGTTGTGGCTAAACTACTACAGAGTTACTTTTATAATGAAAGTTGTATAAAGATTAACATAATTACAAAGTTTTTGAAAAAAGCACAGAGGTACTACAAAAATTGATTAATATTTCTACTATTATGGGCTACACTAAAAAGGAATGCCATAAATGTGAATTTATCTTTAGAATTTGAAGACACAGAGATACATAGTTGCTTTGTAAATGTATTCTGGTGAAGTGGTTAACCACTCAAGTTAACAAAATGAATGTTGATACTTCTTTCTTAC contains:
- the uchl5 gene encoding ubiquitin carboxyl-terminal hydrolase isozyme L5 isoform X2 is translated as MAGGGSAGEWCLMESDPGVFTELIKGFGCRGAQVEEIWSLEPENFEKLKPVHGLIFLFKWQPGEEPAGSVVQDSRLDTIFFAKQVINNACATQAIVSVLLNCTHQDVHLGETLSEFREFSQSFDAAMKGLALSNSEVIRQVHNSFARQQMFEFDAKSTAKEEDAFHFVSYVPVNGRLYELDGLREGPIDLGVCNQDDWISAVRPVIEKRIQKYSEGEIRFNLMAIVSDRKMIYEQKIVELQAQLAEEEPMDTDQSSNILSSIQSEVAKYQMLIEEENQKLKRYKIENIRRKHNYLPFIMELLKTLAEHQQLIPLVEKAKEKQNAKKAQEAK
- the uchl5 gene encoding ubiquitin carboxyl-terminal hydrolase isozyme L5 isoform X1, encoding MAGGGSAGEWCLMESDPGVFTELIKGFGCRGAQVEEIWSLEPENFEKLKPVHGLIFLFKWQPGEEPAGSVVQDSRLDTIFFAKQVINNACATQAIVSVLLNCTHQDVHLGETLSEFREFSQSFDAAMKGLALSNSEVIRQVHNSFARQQMFEFDAKSTAKEEDAFHFVSYVPVNGRLYELDGLREGPIDLGVCNQDDWISAVRPVIEKRIQKYSEGEIRFNLMAIVSDRKMIYEQKIVELQAQLAEEEPMDTDQSSNILSSIQSEVAKYQMLIEEENQKLKRYKGAVQADPFTKIENIRRKHNYLPFIMELLKTLAEHQQLIPLVEKAKEKQNAKKAQEAK